The Neurospora crassa OR74A linkage group I, whole genome shotgun sequence genome segment TTCTGTTGAGCTTTGGGTGGTTTATGTAAAGACAGATCCCTCATCAGTGCGTAATGTGGGCATCATGAGCAACGGCGCCGCAGTGACCATGTTCTCCACAGAAGTTCTCCAGAGTGAATATCAGATGATGGTTCAAGGTCCAGGCGTCGAAACGGCATTTTGGAGAGGCGTGGGAGGAAGTCGACGTCAACCATGTGATGGCTCGCCCTGGCCGGTCCGGAAGCCAGTCGCTTGTCATGTTGGGCCGTCTTCAAGCTGGATGACGAGGATTGGCAGATGACAAGTCTGGAAAAGACGCGACATTGTCCAGTTTCGGATTGGAACTCAAACGTGTGTAAAGTGGAAGTGTCTAGCAGAACTGATTTATACGAAAGCGCGTGGTTGTAATCCAGTGTCGTCGTGGGTGCTGTCCACCCACATACATACAAGTACCTTGAGgtggaggtagaggtagaggtaggttgcCTGTATGAACAGCAGATAAGATAAGCTGATACCCAATAAGCAACCTACCTAACGAGACGGCATAGAACCCCCCCGCCGCGAGACGGGTTGAACGCTCAGACCACCTAAATGCAGTAGAAACCCCTGCTTTTGCTAATAATTCCGGCAGCCAAAATCCTTagcaaaagggggggttttGCAAAAGAGGGTGCTTGCGCACAGACCAGACATGAGCCTCTTGGCCACTGGAAGCCTGTCGATGGACCAAAAAAGTGGACCAAAAGTGGGCCATTAGACCCagctcccccccccccggtaCAAGGGTATAAGTGTTCTCTCCCACCAAAACCTGACCCCTGCTTTTGCTAATCCGGGCCGTCAGCGTTGCAATTAGCAGTTTGCAGTCCTTACATATTGACCCTTAAAAGTTTATTAGCGTAGTTCTTGCCCCACATACTCTTACAAGGGGGGTTGCAAAGCGGGACACATCTATCTACGGCTTCTAATTGGCTGAAATTGCCTAACCTCAAAGTGAGAGCGAATTAACAGAACACACGCACACAAACCCTCTAAATACTAGcctagaattattagaattactagaACTACTACCCTATTGCCTTCTATAATAGGAAAGTTATAGCGTACTTATAGGGTACTCTAGCGCATTCAACTAATTAGATTTTAGGATTACTtgttaaaataattagtaaattaataatttttcttGAAATTACAATTTTGACCAAAATTACACAAATTACccaaattacttaaatagatttaaaaagcggtataaatactaaatttcaATTGGAATCAACGAAATCTAAAACTCTAAAGCGGATGTTTGCTCAACgcatatactaatatttggTCCGTGTACGAACAAACACTAGTAATTAACTAGTAATTAACtagttagttatatataatcctCTTCCGCCCTTCCGTTTTTAAATCTATTCTTTTACTCTCTTTTATATACAACCCTCTCTTTTACCCTTACTAACCCTTTTTTatcttaatactttattaactcttatagattattaacctttaacTTCAATTGCTTTAATAAGAGGAAAttcaatattaaaaagataatagcaatcctattactaataataaagagaattttatttatacgggTAATatagactataattataataagtacgCTACTAAGGAAAGGAACTTACGTAATTAGTAATGCTATAAGCTCCTCCTTTTTACCCTGCTACGCCGCtccgctattattaacgcgcttaattaatatatttaccttctaaattattactatatattaattattactaactattattattagtaccttaattacaattatccttacctaaatttaaaagtccTACTCCGCCTTAACCCTAATAAATCCGCAatgcttataataataataataataataataataatacgcAAGACCCCCTATTGTTACCCTCGCCCAACGCTAATACTAccctcttattattaattaaccctaCTGAATTATCTTTTACTTCTTAACTGTTACTTAAAAAGTGAAAGTTAGCGCCCACTATATATAAGGAGCATATTATCTATAAAGTACTTcgtatatatactaaaatagattataagGAGATTACTAATtgctttaattttactataaggtaaatataattttagaaataaaattattagtatttaaattctaataactaaatagataaatataatatatttacttatataaaataatccCCTAATACTGTAAAGTAGGGGGTAGACTGTATATTATTCCGCTGTCCACCCTTAAAATTCTCTTccactatataaatatacctataaaattaaagaggtTCCTATCGTAGTACAAACTCTAGAAGCGTATCCctgaatttaattaatatagcgaatatgctatttaaatagcgatAGAAGTGCAAAGTATCTGCTACGTAGAATAATCTACGCGCCTCCCCCTTAGTAAAAGAACCCGCCGCCTTCGTTTCGAATTCGCTTTACAATTCGCTAactttaccctatttaaataggagTCCTAGatttagtttaataaaacgtaagtaaatagtattaattaaagccgTCGTTTCGTTACcctctttaaaaataaaaatattaacaactttactaaaattaaatcgaAACTTCGGggataaatattttaggttTGCTTTACGGGCAAGATAAAGAGTATATTTGTCTTTTAGAACTATAAAGAGTGGGGTACAATTACTAGTAAATCCTACTAGGAACGGATTTTCCCTCTTTTACAACAATTTTAGTTACAAAATTCgtccttctatattatacagaataatactccttcttataGTTTACGAgcaataaaggtatttatagctCAAATTTTCGATCCCGCAAAGGTTATCCCTTGGCCCCCTTACTCTCCcgattttaattctattaaaaacGTCTGGAATTGGATAAAAAATTGGATTGAGTgtaaatacctaattaaaccAACTAGATTGAGTCTCAAATCTACAATCGAGGAAGCTTAGGAAGCTATTCCAGTCGATTACCTTTAAcggttagtatatttaatgcCTAGAAGAATACAGGCGGTTATTACTGCGAATAGAAGCCATACCTAATACTAGGGGAAGTATCGGCTATAAAAAGGTACTCGGATTACCCTAGTTTTAGTATAGCAAATACAGTAATTCTCCGTAACTCCTTTCTCCCTATTCAAAATCTATAGGGTCCATATATGCAATTCTATTAGTTTTATTCCCTATCACCCCCCTTATCATTCCCCTATCAAAATCCCCTATAAGTACCGAACTAACGAACTTTCCAGGGGTGATGTGTACTACCAGAGGGAATGCGGGCAACTGAAATCTTTagcaaaagggggggttttAGCAAAAGTGGGGGTTAGCAAAAGCAGGGGTTTCTACTGTGTAACTGCCTGCATTCACACCTACCCGACTCGACCTCAGCTGGGGCAAGAATGCGACAATACACTGGACCCACCCGCCGCCCAAGGCAACGAGAGCTTGAGGTAAGCTCCATCGATAGCTACGTACCTTTGTCCGTGCGTCAACGCCAGCCCATTGCCCGCCTGCCGACTTGTTCAGTTGCATCAACACAACATCTCAATCCGGAACAGTTCATCCATCAAACAACCATTTCGTCTACCATACCCGAGCCCTTCGACCTGCGCGCTTACCGGTCTATTCACAAACCCAAGAAACAGTCAATCACGCTGACGCCTCAAGACAGCCTGACGTCACCTTTCCTTCAACTAGACAAACCGCCAGTCGCTGCAATATCTCCACAATAATGGCGGACCAGGAGCGCCAACATGCCTTGGCTTCGTTCAAGGCGAAACTGATCGAGTCGCGAGAGTGGGAAGCAAAGCTTAAGAACTTGCGTCTGGAGCTCAAGGGCCTACAGAAGGAGTACGACCAAACAGAAGAGAACATCAAGGCGTTGCAAAGTGTCGGCCAGATCATCGGCGAGGTCCTGAAGCAACTGGACGATGAGAGGTGTACGTCTTGCATCCCCTATCCATTCTCTGGAGACCATTACGAACTTATTATGCCACAGTTATTGTCAAGGCCTCCTCCGGCCCCAGATACGTCGTCGGCTGCCGATCAAAGGTCGACAAGGCGAAGCTCAAGCAGGGAACACGTGTGGCGCTCGATATGACAACTCTCACCATCATGCGCATGCTCCCCCGCGAGGTCGACCCGCTAGTATACAACATGTCGCTCGAGGATCCTGGCCAAGTCAGCTTCGGGGGTATCGGCGGTCTCAACGATCAGATTCGTGAGCTCAGAGAGGTTATTGAGCTGCCCCTCAAGAACCCAGAGCTGTTCTTGCGAGTCGGAATCAAGCCCCCCAAGGGTGTCTTGCTCTATGGCCCTCCAGGTACCGGAAAGACATTACTAGCCAGGGCTGTCGCGAGCAGCTTGGAGACCAACTTTTTGAAGGGTAAGCTCGCACCCTCTTTGTCTTGCATCTTGACGGCGCCAATACTCGAACACATGTCACTAATACTGCGCGTTCGTAGTCGTCTCCTCCGCCATCGTCGACAAGT includes the following:
- the rpt-4 gene encoding proteasome 26S subunit encodes the protein MADQERQHALASFKAKLIESREWEAKLKNLRLELKGLQKEYDQTEENIKALQSVGQIIGEVLKQLDDERFIVKASSGPRYVVGCRSKVDKAKLKQGTRVALDMTTLTIMRMLPREVDPLVYNMSLEDPGQVSFGGIGGLNDQIRELREVIELPLKNPELFLRVGIKPPKGVLLYGPPGTGKTLLARAVASSLETNFLKVVSSAIVDKYIGESARLIREMFGYAKEHEPCIIFMDEIDAIGGRRFSEGTSADREIQRTLMELLNQLDGFDYLGKTKIIMATNRPDTLDPALLRAGRLDRKIEIPLPNEVGRLEILKIHASGVVIEGDIDYESVVKMSDGLNGADLRNVVTEAGLFAIKDYRDAINQDDFNKAVRKVAEAKKLEGKLEYQKL